The nucleotide sequence AGCGCAACTTCTCTTACTCTCACTGCTCGTGCCTACTGCCTCTTCTACGTTACCGGCTTCGAGAACTCCTGGTAGCTCTGCTGCCTCCCCCTCTGTCGGAAGATCAAGCACAACCTTTTTTGCTCTCACTGCTTTTGCCAAAGGCCACACGGAAGCTCTCTTCACCCAGTGTACTTTTGCTTGGAAAAACCTAAGATGTATGTCTTTTTTTCCCTCAATCTCTATTTTTCTTTGAAGTACATAATGGATTCAACCCTTTTCATAgttattttttaatcattttttggaaggaattattattttttttttcttaatctttctgtttgttttttttcttgaagAAACAGTCTTTcggtttgttttttttcttgaagaaacaatagttaaatattgatttttaatgcAATAATTGTTGATTTTGATAACTTTAGAGTTAcaatttttcatatttaaataCAGTAATATTTCCATGCAAGTTATTTGTGTAATTTATGTTTTATTCTTGAAGATATGTTGATTAGGATTTAGGATACTTTGaataatttatttcattattaatattttttagttaTACTTTCTCTTTTGATTTTCAAAGAAGATGGTTGATTCTGCTCTAGCAGCAAATTCAGCTATTCAAGCTTCATTAGATTCAAATGAAATCCCAGAACAAATCATAGATAAAGGGGATAGTGTAACTAATAATTTGATTGAGGATGGTAATTTGCTTCACAAGTCAAAGAAACAAAAAAGGTCTCTAGTATGGTCAGACATGATTGAGGTTGAGGATCCAAAAGGTGATAAGTACAAGTGTAAACATTGTAATCTATTCCTTGCAAAAATGAAGTCAGGTACTACAACACACTTAAAATGACACTTGGATCACTGTGCTAAACACTTGGAGTCTAAAAAGAAACTTGAAGATAAACTCAAACAACAACAACTATTGTTAGGCTTCGAAAGTGTTGAAACAACTATGTCACCTTTATTAGTTGATAGGAAATTTTGTATGGAACGAATGAAAGAAGCAGCTGCCACATGGATCCTAATGCATGAACATCCATTTACATTATTAGAAGAAGAAGGTTTTAATATGTTTTGTAGACGTGGAATGCCTGAGTGGACCCGTATATCACGAACAACAGCAAAAAAGAGTTGTTTTGCAATATATGAAgtcgagaaaaaaaaattacatggtTTGTTGAAAAATGTAACAAAGATCAGCCTCACGACAGATTTATGGAagtcaaaaaatcaaaaaatagagTATATGGTTATCACTGGTCATTGGATTGACTCTTCATGGAAATTGAATAAACGcgttcttaattttttttcatattcctCCTCCTCGTGGTGGTCCTCAAATTTCAGATACCCTTCTAAAGTGTGCAAGGGCATGGGAAATTGAAAATAAGATATATACGGTTTCCGTGGATAATGCAAGTGCTAATGATGCTGCAATTAAATATATGAAGCAAGATTTCTTGAAAATTAATACAAATCTGATTTGTGGGGGGAAATTATTCCATGTTCGATATTGTGcacatattttaaatcttatagcTCAGGATGGCCTCAATGAAATTAAGGATATTGTTCATGTAATTCGTCAGAGTgtagatttcattagaagaacaGATGCTAGACTCATTCAATTTGCTGAAATTGTGAAACAATTGAAgttacaagaaagaaaattggttGATGATTGTAAGACAAGATGGAATTCAACTTATGAGATGTTGAGAACAGCAATTGCTTTTAAAGAAGTTTTTTCAAGATTTAAAGATCGAGAACCTAGCTATATTCATTGTCCAACAGAAGATGATTGGGAGAAATTGCATAAAGTATTTTCAATTTTGAAAGTATTCTATGAAGCAACCAAAATTATTTCTGGAAGTGAATATCCTACTGCCAATCTTTTTCTAAATGAAGTCTATCGAGTAAAAGTAATCTTGGATGAGAAATCTTGTGATGAAGAAGAGTTTATTAGAAAAATGGTGCAAAAAATGAAGGAAAAGTTTGATAAATATTGGGGTGAATGCAATTTATTAATGGCTGTTGGTTCAGTTTTGGATCCAAGATGCAAAATGCGAGTACTTGAATTCACTTTTCCTAAACTTTATAACTCATTTGAAGCAGAAAGTAATATTAAAGAGGTCCAAAGGCTTTTGTATGCAATTTATAAGGAATATTCAGATACTGCTATTGAAAAGCTTCAAGGATCAAAAAGCAACTCTGAATCTCAAGATAGCAACACTGTAATTCAAAGTAATAGAGAACATACTACGTTTTCTTCTGGATGGACTGAATTCTCTTcttatttaaaagaaattgaaatgGTACAACCTGAAAAATCTGAGTTGGATGTGTATCTAGAGGAAGGGTGTCATAGGCATAATCCAAATGATGCATTCGATGCTCTTGGTTGGTGAAAGCTCAATACATACAAATTTCCAGTGTTGTCAACTTTGGCTAGAGATATATTAGCAATACCCATTTCTACAATAGCTTCAGAGGCAACTTTTAGTGTTGGAGGTCGTGTTATTGACAAGTATCGTGCTTCTTTAGCTCCTACAACAGTAGAAATGTTGATGTGCGGTGGAGATTGGTGTCGAAAGCGACATGGAGTGACTAAAAAGTCTAAGGTATGATGTTAAAATattttgtttatgttttttttgcttCTAAtcagaaaataaatttaaaaataaatgataCATTTTATCTTTATTATTGTAGGTTGAAAAACAACATTTGACAATTGATTTACCTATAAATAAAGTTGATAATTAGAAGTTGAATGGTTATGTCACGGATTGAGgtatagatttaatttttagcaTTTTATATTTTGAGTTTGCTAACTTATTTAatcatttatatattttatttttgaattctgCACAGATTGAAAAGATGGAAGCCTGGAATCGTGGAAGTATAAagctttttttattttctaaagtcTTTGTATTGTTTTGTGTAACATGAAAATGCAATGGCAGGTGAACTTTGGATGCAGTAAGAGGAATGGAGAGCTTCTGGAATGACAAAAGGATGAAGAGCTTTGGAATAGAAGCATGAATGTGTAGCTTTGGAATGTAGTGGAAATGGAGATCTTCTGGAGTCTGGATTTGGGAGTTTGGGATGCATCAAGAGGAGGCTTCGTAATTAATTGTTTTTTGGCCATTAATCtcattttaactcaactttgtatgtGTTGAGTTGAACTTCTATTTTGTCTATGTTATGAGCTTCTGGAGTGGGACTTGAGAATTTGGATTTGATGTGTATCATGATTATCTCATTGTAGCCATTATTCTACTTTAAAGACTAATCTCATTCTGTTTTGTAATTTTATTGTGTATAACTGTATATGTTATATGTTGTTTACTTATTTagactttatttttattttgtatatgTTATGTGTTGTGTAGCTTTTATTCtgttttgtatttgtattttgttCATGTTATGAAATTGTTGTCAGTATAAGTGTATATGTTATATGTTGTTTACTTGTTTagactttatttttattttgtatatgTTATGTGTTGTGTAGCTTTTATTCtgttttgtatttgtattttgttCATGTTATGAAACTGTTGTGTATTTGTTATgtggttttatttttattgtattgcaCATAATTTTAGTTTGAATATGACAAAATTTAGATTCGAATAATTCGAATCGAACTCAAACTTAAGACATTTCTTGTTAAAAGTTCGATTCTACTCGAATTAATATTCGAATAATTCGAATCGAATTCGAGCTCGAATCCTATTTCGAATCGAATTCGAGCTAAAGTTATTAGtattttcgagcttcgaatcgaattcgaacattatatatatatttcgagTTCGAATtcgaatattaatatttttacatTATTCGGTTCGATTCGGCTCGTTTGCACCCCTAGCTTCGATGGCTCCTTAGACAACGCTCCTAGAGTTCCCTATTATGGGAAAACCCCTCATGTTTTACGATCCGTTTTAGACTTTTTATAACCCTTGAAACCCACCAAAATGGTTAGAAATTCCATAATTGTCATGTTGGTTGTTGCGATgaagggcacggtcgtgcaagaggACACAACCTAGTCATGTTGCGCACTATGGAGAGAAACACGACAGTGCCAAGGAGGTACAGCCTAGTATGTAGATTTCGATTGTGACTGGATGGGGCACGATCGTACCGGGGGGCACGACCAACCCATGTCAAGTGCTAAAAGCCTCCTTTTCGCTCCATTCTTCGCTTAACTTTGGTTGGAGAAATACACTCGTGTAGACGTAACCAAAGCATGTTCCTTACTTTGCATCCACATTCCAAGGGTTTCAAACTCCATTTTCACTTTAGTTTCACATCGTGTCaatgaaaaagtaaaaaaaaagtaGAACTCcgaataaaaaaaaagtaaaaacaaTAAAAAGATGTAACTACGCAAAATAAGCTTATGAAATGACATAGAATGCATGCAAAAAACAATACCAAAATCATGCATAAAATACACACATCATTCTTCCTTTCAGCAACTCCGTTTTGTTAGGGTTAATCTAGGAACTGTCAAAAGACGATGAATTTCATGCAACTCACAACAACTATTAAATTCATTAGATGTAAATTCACCACCTCTATCGATTCATAATGCTTGAATTTAATATCTACTTTCTTTTTCAACAAAAGGCTTGAATTTTATGAATGTACCAAATACCTCGTATTTTtgcttaaaaaataaatttatgtctTTATACTGAAATTATTAATAAAGAGCACAAAATAATAACTTTTACCGAGAGATTCAGACTTCATAGGACCACAAACATCACCATGGATAAGTTGGAATGGGTTGGTTGGTCTCAAAATAGATTTCTTTGGAAAGCTTTCTTGGATGCTTGCCAAGTATGCTTCACATAATTGATCAGAGTGATCAAGTTTTAGAATCCCTTTAACAATCTTATGATCTCCTAAAGCTTTGAGTCCGTCAAAATTCAAATGACCAAACATTATATGTCAAATTCATAATGGATCCTAGATATAAGTCTTCAAGCACATAGGTTCACAATTCTTCAAATCTAATAAAATTTTGACCACATAGCCAAAGCATACCATCTTTCATACGAATCTTATTCTTATAGTTTCTTTTCAAAAGTTGACCAATACTCAAGATATTGCTAGTCAATTTTGGAACATAATAAATATCACAAAGTATTTAATGACCATCATTCTTTATTTCAAGAAAAATTGTACCTTTACCTTCAATTTTCACGTGTTGTCTCCAAAACTTACAAAGTCTTTCTTATTTGTATCAAACTCCACAAATTTACTTTTATCACGGATCATATAATTGCTAGCTCCATTATCAACAAAACTTACAAAGTCTTTCTTATTTGTATCAAACTCCACAAATTTACTTTTATCACGGATCATATAATTGCTAGCTCCATTATCAACGTACCCTGTATCAGCTTTTCTAATAGAATCCTCGAGTGCAAGAAATGAGGATTGCTTTGCATCATCTTCCTTGTTGTCCATTAGATTTGTCTCTTCATCTTCCATGTTTGATTTACACTCCCAAGAATAATGTCTAAACTTATGAAAAGAATAACATtcaattttagatttattttttctattatcATCCCTCACATAGttatctcttcttcttgctcttccacGACCTCTTgcaaatatttgattttttttatcaaactgaGAAGATTGCTTATCTCCCCCTTACCACGACCATGTACCGAACCTCAACCTTTGCCTTGTGCTTGGCCTCAACCTCTAATAGAAATACGTCCTTTGGTCGTCAAATTGATCTTTGCTTGCAATACATATCTTGATGATTCTTGCTTTCCACGGTTCATTCTTTCTTTAAAAGCTCGTAATGATCAATTTAATTCATCAACAGTCATAATCTCCAAATATTTGGACTCTTCAATTGCAACAATAACATGATTAAACTTTCTGCTAAGAGAACATAGTATTTTCTCAATTACTCAAACGTAAGGTACGATTTCTCCAAGTCTCTTCATTTGATCGACAACAACAAAAACCCTTATAAAATAATCAGGGATATGTTCACTCTCCTTAAAGAGTGATTCACACTCAACCCTTAGAGTTTGAAGTCACACCTTTACCTTGTCTACTCCCATGACAGAATTGCGAAGCATCTCTCACACTTCCTTTGATATTGTCTCATTAGCTATTTTCTCAAACATACCTTCATCCAAACCTTGATAGATAATGGTAAAAGCACCTTGATATCTCTTTCTTTTGTTCTCCAAAGCATCATTTCAATATTGAGGAAGAGTTGTCACATCTAACGATTCCCAAGAATAGCTACATTATAAGTGACCAATTCTCATAGTTGTGTTTGGTAAATTATAGGTATTGAAAAGAAAATGACTTTGATATCATTAGTTCCGATACCACTTTGTTCGAAAGTGGTGGGTTCTTAAAAGCTTTttaggaagagaagaagagctatAATATAAAGACTTGTATTATAAAACGGACTTATCTTTCAACTTCACATTACATGACTATTTATACTACTCAATAAAAATCTCTAAACTATACATCATTAATTAGATATGAGATTCATATATCATCTATTCATGTCCAGGAAACATTTACTATACTTCGtatattcaaatttaattcaaCTTCTAACAGCAACAAACCAAATCAATTCACTATGTCCTAACAAGGCGTCACATGGATGAAATACATGGCATATATCTGAAATTCTCCCTTGTAAATAATCATTTCAAACTTCTCGTGCGATGCACTCCCTGAAGTCCATCACAAATATGAAATCCATCAATTCTCCCCACGACCACAATTACTATGAATGAACATATTAATAGGCACATTTTTATGATACCACAATGCTTATTCTCTGCAATTTGCCCCAGCTTAGGAACAGTCACGAGTAAAATATAACTATACCAACTCTGAACCGCTTTGTCACTATATATAAGGAACGAACCTTTCATGATAAATAAATTTCGAAAGGAGAAAATGTAAAAGCATTTCATTTACTAAGTTCATTTACTACCACAAACCATAAGAGAGCTTTTTTATTCATACTTTGTGGTAACATGTAGCAGAAGCTGAGAGTTCAGGAAACAAAGCGGCTCTAAAGCTCTCCTAGTGAAAATTGCATATCAAGCATTCCATTTACTACCACAAACCATAAGATAGCTATTTATTCAGATTACACAGAGCAAGTAGCAGAAGCTAAGGGAGTTCAGGAAACAAAGCAGCCCTAAAGTTCTCCAACTAAAACTTACATATCAAGCATTCACTTTTGGTGCCCATCCAGCAATCACATGCTCCTTTGCAGCCTTGGTCTTGCAGAAAGATTCCCGTTCAAAAAGGTTCTGCAAAATGTTTAAGGTTTAGCAGGTTAGACGTCAAAGCATACTGTAGTTTCAAAAGCCTACTTGTAAAAGCATAGCAAGCGACTCAACCATTATAAATAACAAGTGCATTCTGATGCACCAAGCAAGTTCTCTGTTGGGTACCAAGCTATCGTGAGCATTTGGGATTAAGGCTAGAGTAACCATTTGGGTACTAAAGCTATTGTAACCATTTAGGCTGTTAGTATAGATTTTCCACTTTCCAGGCCACCAAGAGAGACTTCACCAATCGATCTCACATCCAAGTCTAGTATCCAACAATGTCAAGAATCAAATAAAAACCTGAGAAAATTAAACTAATTCAAACTGATTGACCTGGTCTCAGTTTCTCGATAGTAAAGGggaaattttcatattttttccaCCTAAATTACAATTTCTTTTTTGAAATCACCCAAATTCACTTTCATCAAAACACCCTCTGACTTTCTAGAGTTATGCCATTGCACCTCCCCAGCCAACCCAACTGACTCGATCGACCAGTCCATCGACAGGACAGACACTGTTCAGGTGCATTTTGACAATTCCATTGCCACTGTTGTCTCAGCAACCAAATGGACTGCAACAACAATGAAGATGACTATTACGACATCTTTTGTGTCACAGATCCCACAATTTGCACTCATTAACCATTGCCATGTTGTTTAGTCACCCACAACACTGGCAAACAGATGAATTTTTTTGAAGCAAATCAGACAACATTGTTCAGCAAATGGAGACACAAACCAGAGTTTAGCCTGCTGGTTCACCCACAATCTTGAGTCGCAGATAGTACAGGAACTCATCATAGCATGGTGCAAAGTTTCATTAAGTTGCTGGGATCCTAAATGCTTGCCAGCTTTATTTGGTTGCTTATCTtttcaataaaattttttatttgatctTCTCTGTTTGTTTGCTCTTATCaaagtccatttcttctttgtttACCTCTCCACCTGTGCTGCCTCTAGAACTCTTCAGCTACCCTCTCGAAATCTGTGTCAGGAACTGACACTTGACGCCAACATTCTGAATGGAGATTCAGTATTTCTATTGTTCATGTGTAAAAGTTTTAGAGATATCTATATAATTGAATCGCCAATCATGTCAGAAACCTAAATCCAAGTAACATATTAGGCAGCCATCCGTGTTTTCAAGGCTCACAAGGTGCTCTCCTCCCacctttagaacttgaaattgCAGAAATCTTGGCACATTGGTATGTGCTGACTTGTGTTCTACATCAAGGGCTTTGCTTTGACTGCAGAGGCAATTATATTGGCACCAGCATCAGTTTTCATCAATGTGAAGCAATTGGTTGATATGGCACCCCAAACCCAATGCATTTGCTTGATGTCAGTGATGCAACACAAGTCAACCACACACGATGCTACCTCTATGGGCTAGGCAATCATCACCACAACCAATATGTCAACCATCCTAGTTTTTTTGCTACTGTGCACATGGTGAAAAAGAGTAATAGGTGAGGTGAGTGGATTGTTTTGCCCCTTCAACCCTACCTGAACAGTCATTCTACTGCCATAAGTTAGTTGTTTTAGTGGAATCAACAACTTTGtgcttttttcttttcctttttgttgCTGTTGTGATGGAGGTTGGTGGGGGTGGGGGCTAAAAATGAAAATATGACATCTAAAAAGAGACAAAGTCACAAGATAAAGATCTTGTATTGAAATGCAAGAAAAAGAGTAACTCTAAACAGGAAAAATAAAAATTCCACAGACAGGAATCTAGAATCACACCTTCATGTAAGCATGAACATAGGAAAGATTCTCTGGGACCTTCCATCCTTTGAAATGATCAAGCGCTACCACTAGATGGAACAACTTAGGTGCCAAGCTCAAGTCAACAGCAGAAATGTTGTCACCATTGATATATGGGCCCTACATAAAGTATAAAAACCAAAAATTGAACCAGAGTAAAAGGACTATAGGCTTGAATTAGGTTTTCAATGAAGCATAACTCCAATTATTGGACACTCTTCAAACAATTGATAAAATACGATATGTGGGAGTAAACCTAATTATTCTCACTTAAAATACTAGCTAACTTTGGATACTATCTTCAGTCTTATACTTACATGAGCTTTAAGATGTTCATCCAATGCCTGTAGCTCATCAATCAGAGCTTGTTCCGATCCATCATTGGCATCTTTGCTCTTCAAGAACTTAACAAAAGAAGAAAAGATTTTTGATCCCCTGACAAAGATGGTAAAAAAGTTTCACTGCTATGATAGTTGAATGGCCTTTTAAACAGCCACATTTAATATTATGAAATAACAAAATAAACAATAGTGAATTTGTAACTGCAAATAAATGAAGAAAAATTGAAAAGCAATTTTAATAACACTACATACATAGTAAGTAAGAAATCAATAAAATCAAAATATTGAACAAGTTTGTTCTTCCAGGTAACATTCAAACAACAACTAAGCTTTTATCCCACTAAATATgatcggctatatggatcctcctaCGTCATTAGGCCGATTCATCCCCTcctatatcaaatctttttttatttttctctttctctATTAATGTATGTATTTGTGATGATCTCACATAACCTAATTGGGACATTTATTGGACACCTAAGTATATGTTCAtgtcatcttaaatgtgtctctcaaAGTTCTCCCTCAATAAGCACAACcatgactttttctctaatattctgattttttatccttttcattcacgtatgttcacacatccacTTTAATATCTTCATCTAaataactctcatcttttgctcgtGTGCCAACATTCAACTCTATATAACATATAAATGCATCGTttgtaaaaaattcttttaatcttCACAGGTAGCTTACAAAGAATATCTGACACCCTCCTCTATTTCAACAATCTTGCTTTATCCTATGTAAAACATCTATCCTTTTTCAAAAAAAGATCTTAAATACTTAAAGTTCTCAATTTCAAGTAACTCATATTTACCAATTATTTTGTTGcgtccaaggtttaaaatttcgacctgtGCCGAGTTTTCAGTccggaccggaacgatacggtttcggtaccgtatcgtgtcgtgccgatatagtttctgtatttttaaaatataaaatatattaattaaaaactaaaatatttaacataaatatttaaaaaataaacaagataaaaaataatcttttaaaaaaggaaaagatatgaaaatagataaataaataaataaaaattttattataatttttaattaaaataaataaaatataaaattaattagttaattttattagggtttaataaagtctctttagattatctctatcatagctaggagttgattaaaataattaacctaaatttaatttaaaaaaaatctgaaatccgaAACCATTCGCGAGCCCGCACGACTTCGGCGCTGTCGCGGGGTTACGCGATCAGCCATGGCCGCAAGGATTGCGTGACTCCTTCGGCACGACCACGTTGGCCATGCGACCCCTCTGTAGTGATCGCAGGGTCGCATGATGCCTCCGCGACAACAATGGAAGGGTCGTGCGACCCCTCCGCTACTGTTGCAGGGTCGAGCGACCCCTCTGCTGTGACCACGGGGTCGCGCAACACGTCACACCTGTCGTGGGTCTAGTGTCGGGGTCGTGCCGGTCGCCGAGCGGAACCAAACGTTTCGCCCGTTTCAACCGTTTCGGCACAGCACTTTAAACCATGATTgcgtctaatattactaaacttaaatttcattacTCCACTAAACCTAAAATCTTTTACTTTTAGTGTTGCCACGAAGATTCAAACTTAGCATTTCCACCCTTCACATGTCTCATCGACCAAAATAATGTCGCCTACAAACCTACAACAATATGCACCACAGTAACATTCAAACAAAGAGAAAATTACAGTATTGTCTATGAAATACTTCATCCTTTATACAAATGTGCAAACTGAAAGTGGTAAGGTTTACCTATACAAATATTGTTGATAGTGATATTATTTATGATATATGTTTTGCTGTTGTTTGTTGTACAAGTTGTAATCTATCACCATGACTAGCGGATACATAATGAAATAATCTAACAACAGAAAAAGAACCATGGTAGAATGAATATGAATCAACCAAATCAATATAGATGAAAGGTACAAGTGTTTATTCTCCAGGTACCTCGTTACTGGTATCTCTTTGGCTTCCAAAACAATTCTTTATCACAATTttgactttataaaaaaaatcacttCAAATAAGAACAACAATCAAGCTAAAAATTTCAATTCTGGTTCTTCACTAAAAACACAGAAATTAGAAAGCACGGAAGAAAAGTTAATATCCATCATACAGACTTTTCTGCCTTGTGGGTAGAATGTCTGACACTTCCCCATCGATACTGTAGACTATCAGTCAAATCAAACACAAACCACCTGTGTCTCGGACAAAACACAAATATGGACGTTCAAGGTCATCAACTAATCTAAACAGTATCATTCCAGATTCGTTTACAAAAGGACCCATAACAGTTCAATAGTCTAATCTAGGTTACTGAAAAATGAATTACAGAGCTCCAGAACAAAAACATTAATCACACGAACCTCACATTGTTTTCATCCTATCAACAGTTGTAAAATCCATTATGGCATGCATCAGTATATGAGCCTATAGCAGCTTATAACCAATTGTAACAAACAGAACCAACAGAAACAAACAGAAAAACTaaactgaaaaaaaaatcttacacTGACGAGTACTCCTGGGGAGCAACGAGCGGAGGGTTCGGATATTTCTCCTCCAAAATTTGGGTGATGACATCTGAATCGGGAACCCACTGGTCATCATCCGCCTTCAGCACCGGAACCTTACCTTCTGGGCTAATAGCCAAGAACCTAATCCAACGACATTAACGATAAGAAACCTTCTCGTGAACACAAGCTAAAAAAATAAACCCTCGTCATGAAACATCACGCTCAGTTACCAATCTGGCTTGTTGCTAACATCGATCAACTTCAGATCGTAGGGAATCTTCTTCTCCTCTAGCGTGAGGAGCACCCTATGACTAAAAGGACCTGTTCATTTTGCATGGACAAGAGATCAATGATTCTAGAACCGGCACAAGGCGACGAAAGAGTACGAGGGGGCTTTACAGTCGCCGAGGG is from Zingiber officinale cultivar Zhangliang chromosome 7B, Zo_v1.1, whole genome shotgun sequence and encodes:
- the LOC122006961 gene encoding probable glutathione S-transferase DHAR1, cytosolic, whose product is MAAVVSDKAVEVCVKAAVGAPDTLGDCPFSHRVLLTLEEKKIPYDLKLIDVSNKPDWFLAISPEGKVPVLKADDDQWVPDSDVITQILEEKYPNPPLVAPQEYSSVGSKIFSSFVKFLKSKDANDGSEQALIDELQALDEHLKAHGPYINGDNISAVDLSLAPKLFHLVVALDHFKGWKVPENLSYVHAYMKNLFERESFCKTKAAKEHVIAGWAPKVNA